The DNA sequence GATCGGCCTTACGATGCGCCAGTCGGGTCTCGGGACCGAGCAGTGGCTGGCCGACGAGGCAGAGAAGGAGAAATCCTCCCATGGCGAGTAAGAAACAGCAGAACGTCTGCAGGGGCTGCCACCGTCTGGTGGACGGTGAGGCCTGTGTCATGTGCGGCGGTACGAACCTGACGGAAGACTGGGCCGGATACCTTGTGGTCATCGACCCCCGGCATTCCGATATTGCGCATAAGATGAATATCGATGCGCCCGGCCGTGTTGCACTGAAGGTTCGCTGAATGGACTATACCCTTCCCCGGGAGAACCGAAGGTACTTCAAGGAACCCTTCGGCCCCCTCTATTCTTCTGTTGAGGATGCGATGGACGTCATCCGCGGCAGGATGGTTATTGCGGTCGGCGATATGGTGACCCGCAATCTTCTCATTGCGGGAATTACGCCGGATGTGGCGGTCATAGACGGCATCACCATGCGCAGCCCCTGCCGGGAGACGCCGCTTCTCTCCTCCCGCCGTATAGAGGTGGCAAATCCCCCGGGGATGCTGACCGGTGAGCTGATTGCCGCACTGGATGAGGGAGTGGCCGCTTCCCCCGTCCTCGTCTTTGTGGACGGAGAGGAGGATCTTGCGGTCATCCCCGCGGTGCTCGCCGCCCCCGACGGCGCCGTTGTCCTTTATGGGCAGCCGTGCGAGGGCGTTGTGGCGCTTCTGGTCGATGCTGAACGAAAAAGAAAGGCTGAGTGGCTTCTGAGTCTCTTCGAGAAGAGTGATGAAGTTGATCACGACTTTTAAGTAATTTTCATAACAATATTGTAGGGATATCGATGGACTTTGAATTTATCAGAGATGAAGAGAACGGGCTTCTAAATCGGAGGGAACTTGATTTCGTCCTTACGTTTGAAGGGGCAACCCCGTCGCGCAGGATGATTCTGGAAAAGCTCTGTGCCCTCCAGAATGTAAAAGAACGCCTCGTTGTACTCGATTCAATCAAGACGAGCTTTGGCAAACAGGAGCTCACCGGGTACGCACGCATCTATGAAGATGAAGACAGCCTGAAGCGCGTTGAACCGGCACATCTTGTCGAGCGCACGGGCGCACCGGAAGAAGAGGCCGAAGAGGCAGCAGAGGAGGCATAAGGATGGCAATCAAGCGCTCAGCGTACTATACGGTCGAGGGTGACAAGGCCGTCATCCAGAAGAAATACTGCCCCCGCTGCGGACCCGGTGTCTGTATGGCAGAGCACAAGGACAGGCTTTCCTGTGGCAAGTGCGGATATACCGAATTCAAGAAATAAGCGATGCCTGAACAGGGGCATATACTCGGAATTGAGGGTACCGCCTGGAACCTCAGTGCCGCTCTTTTTGGCGATGACGACGTCATTTCGCTCTATTCATCACCGTATCAGCCTCCGTCGGGGGGAATTCATCCCCGTGAGGCGGCCCAGCATCATGCCTCGAAGATGAAAGAGGTGGTGAGCGCGGTGATCGGCGACCCGTCGGCAATCCGCGCCGTCGCGTTCTCGCAGGGGCCGGGGCTGGGGCCGTGCCTCCGAACTGTGGGTACCGCAGCACGGGCTCTCGCACTTGCCCTTGACGTGCCCCTCGTCGGCGTCAACCACTGTGTCGCCCATGTTGAAGTCGGCCGATGGGCCTGCGGGTGCGATGATCCGATCACCCTCTACGCGAGCGGGGCCAATACACAGGTTCTGGGATTCCTGGGGAAACGCTACCGGATATTCGGCGAGACCCTCGACATCGGCATCGGCAACGGCCTTGACAAGTTTGCCCGCAGCAAGGGGATGACGCATCCCGGCGGCCCGCAGATCGAGGCGCTGGCACGAACGGGCGATCCCATCGATCTTCCCTATACGGTCAAGGGAATGGATCTTGCCTTCTCCGGCCTGATCTCGGCGGCTTCATCCTCCCCTGCCGCCCTTCCCGACGTCTGTGCGGGCCTGCAGGAGACGGCGTTTGCGATGTGCGTCGAGGTGACCGAACGGGCGCTTGCCCATTCGGGGAAGGACGAGGTGCTCCTGGTGGGCGGCGTCGGGGCGAACGGCCGCCTGCAGGAGATGCTTGCCACGATGTGCGAGGAGCGCGGAGCCTCCTTTTATGTCCCGCCCCGGAAGTACATCGGCGACAACGGGGCGATGATCGCCTATACGGGAAAGATCATGCTGGAGGCGGGTGCGACCCTTGCGATCGGCGACTCGGCGGTGAACGCAGGGTACCGCTCAGACGAGGTCGAGGTGACGTGGCGGACGGGCGATGGGCATGCCGCCTTTGTCCGGGCGGATGCGATGGCTGACGCGGGTGCACGTGGGGCCGAGGCGCTGGTGACGCGCCGGGGGCCTGATGTCGTCAAACGGCGTCTCTCCAAGGGCTACCGCACCCCCCGCCTCGACGCCCGCCTCATTGCCGAACGCACCCGTGCCGAGGCGCGGCTGATCGCCGCGGCACGAAAGGCGGGGGTCGCAACGCCGGTCATCCGTGACGTAACGCACGACAGTATCGTGATGGAGTACATTGAAGGTGCGATGCTCAAGCGGGTCCTTTCGCCTCCGGGCGTGGAACGTGCGGGGGAGATGGTCGGCCGGATGCATGCAGCGGGCATCATCCACGGCGATCTGACGACGAGCAATATCATCATGCGGGGGGAGGTGCCGGTCTTCATCGACTTTGGCCTCTCCTTTGTCTCCCGTGAGACCGAGGCGCGGGGGGTGGACGTGCACGTCTTCTTCCAGACCCTCGAGAGCACGACAAGGGACTACGAGCGCCTCTCGCGTGCCTTCAGGGACGGGTATGCCGCGGCAACGGATGATGCGGACGAGGTCTTCGAGCGGGTGGAGGAGATCCGGATGCGGGGGCGGTACCTGTGAACGTCACCATCGTCACCTCGAATGCCCACAAGGCGCATGAGATCAAGGAGTACTTCCGCGGCATTGCCGAGGTTCGGCATGTTGCGCTCGAGATCCCCGAGTTCAGGGACAATGATGTGGGCGTCATTGCCCGGACAAAGGCGGAGTACGCCTGGGAGGCGCTGCATGAGCCGGTGATGGTCGACGACACCGGATTTTTCATCCGGGCGCTCAAAGGGTTTCCGGGCCCGTATGCCGCCTATGTGCTGGAGACGATCGGGATGCCGGGGATCCTGCGGCTCCTCGTGGGAGAGGAGGATCGTAGCGCCTACTTCGAGACGGCCATCGGGTACGCCGACGAGACGGGCAGCGTGAGGATCTTTCGCGGCCGGGTCGACGGCACCATCGTCCGTCCCCGCGGAAGCGCGGGATTCGGATATGATCCCATCTTCGAGGTCGAGGGGAGGACTCTTGCGGAACTGACGACGGAGGAGAAGGGGGCAATCTCCCATCGTGGCCGGGCGCTTGAAAATCTGCGCGAGTATCTTTCGTCAGGGGTATGACCTCACGTTCGGGGGGGAACCAAACTGTTAATAGGGCAGACCGCGTTGTATATAGAACTGAAAAATAGTAGGTATTTGGACTATGGCACGTTTTCCTGAAGCAGAATCACGGCTCCTCAATGTAAAGATCTGCATGCGCTGCAATGCACGTAATGCACCGCGTGCAACGACCTGTCGAAAATGCGGATACAAGGCGCTCCGGCCGAAATCCAAAGAGAGAAAGGGATAATATTTTTGTGTGGTTTTTTGAAAACCACTCACAATACCGGTTATGCACTGTAGTACGTAACCCTTTTTCCTTTTTCGCTGTATTCACCCTGGAACGTTTCGATATTGCGCTTGTACCCGATCCGCTGTTCGACTCCCAGGGAGCGGAGCACCTCGCGTATCCGCATCACATCATCTTCATCTTCCCAGTCTGCCGTATGGACGTAGATGACCATCCGCTC is a window from the Methanovulcanius yangii genome containing:
- the spt4 gene encoding transcription elongation factor subunit Spt4 — protein: MASKKQQNVCRGCHRLVDGEACVMCGGTNLTEDWAGYLVVIDPRHSDIAHKMNIDAPGRVALKVR
- a CDS encoding GTP-dependent dephospho-CoA kinase family protein, which translates into the protein MDYTLPRENRRYFKEPFGPLYSSVEDAMDVIRGRMVIAVGDMVTRNLLIAGITPDVAVIDGITMRSPCRETPLLSSRRIEVANPPGMLTGELIAALDEGVAASPVLVFVDGEEDLAVIPAVLAAPDGAVVLYGQPCEGVVALLVDAERKRKAEWLLSLFEKSDEVDHDF
- a CDS encoding 30S ribosomal protein S24e, whose translation is MDFEFIRDEENGLLNRRELDFVLTFEGATPSRRMILEKLCALQNVKERLVVLDSIKTSFGKQELTGYARIYEDEDSLKRVEPAHLVERTGAPEEEAEEAAEEA
- a CDS encoding 30S ribosomal protein S27ae; the encoded protein is MAIKRSAYYTVEGDKAVIQKKYCPRCGPGVCMAEHKDRLSCGKCGYTEFKK
- a CDS encoding bifunctional N(6)-L-threonylcarbamoyladenine synthase/serine/threonine protein kinase, producing MPEQGHILGIEGTAWNLSAALFGDDDVISLYSSPYQPPSGGIHPREAAQHHASKMKEVVSAVIGDPSAIRAVAFSQGPGLGPCLRTVGTAARALALALDVPLVGVNHCVAHVEVGRWACGCDDPITLYASGANTQVLGFLGKRYRIFGETLDIGIGNGLDKFARSKGMTHPGGPQIEALARTGDPIDLPYTVKGMDLAFSGLISAASSSPAALPDVCAGLQETAFAMCVEVTERALAHSGKDEVLLVGGVGANGRLQEMLATMCEERGASFYVPPRKYIGDNGAMIAYTGKIMLEAGATLAIGDSAVNAGYRSDEVEVTWRTGDGHAAFVRADAMADAGARGAEALVTRRGPDVVKRRLSKGYRTPRLDARLIAERTRAEARLIAAARKAGVATPVIRDVTHDSIVMEYIEGAMLKRVLSPPGVERAGEMVGRMHAAGIIHGDLTTSNIIMRGEVPVFIDFGLSFVSRETEARGVDVHVFFQTLESTTRDYERLSRAFRDGYAAATDDADEVFERVEEIRMRGRYL
- the rdgB gene encoding RdgB/HAM1 family non-canonical purine NTP pyrophosphatase — translated: MNVTIVTSNAHKAHEIKEYFRGIAEVRHVALEIPEFRDNDVGVIARTKAEYAWEALHEPVMVDDTGFFIRALKGFPGPYAAYVLETIGMPGILRLLVGEEDRSAYFETAIGYADETGSVRIFRGRVDGTIVRPRGSAGFGYDPIFEVEGRTLAELTTEEKGAISHRGRALENLREYLSSGV
- a CDS encoding 50S ribosomal protein L40e; protein product: MARFPEAESRLLNVKICMRCNARNAPRATTCRKCGYKALRPKSKERKG